One genomic region from Effusibacillus lacus encodes:
- a CDS encoding 3-hydroxyacyl-CoA dehydrogenase yields the protein MEVQTIAVVGSGVMGQGIAYAAAVGGFQVALHDVKQEALERARQAIERDLQEGVKRGKLSQADAEAALGRIRLSDTLAEAARDADLVIEAVLELMDLKVEIFRQLDKICKPHAILATNTSTMSPTEIAAGTGRPDRCVAMHFFNPVPKMKLVEIIRGMDTSDQTVRIVRAAAGQMGKETVEVNEFPGFVPGRISALVGNEAMYMLMEGVASAEDIDKAIRLGLGYPMGPLELADLVGLDSRLRNLEYLHKTLGEKYRPCPLLIKYVKAGRLGKKSGRGIFEYGEDGKRISPTDRN from the coding sequence TTGGAGGTCCAAACTATTGCGGTTGTAGGTTCTGGCGTCATGGGGCAAGGAATCGCTTATGCGGCGGCGGTTGGAGGATTTCAAGTCGCCTTGCACGATGTGAAACAGGAGGCTTTGGAGCGTGCCCGACAAGCTATAGAACGCGATCTGCAAGAAGGTGTCAAACGGGGAAAGCTTTCGCAAGCGGATGCGGAAGCAGCTCTCGGGAGAATTCGTTTATCCGACACATTGGCCGAGGCGGCACGGGACGCGGACTTGGTAATTGAAGCTGTGCTCGAACTGATGGATTTGAAAGTGGAGATTTTTCGCCAGTTGGATAAGATCTGCAAGCCTCACGCCATTCTTGCCACCAATACGTCGACCATGAGTCCGACGGAAATTGCAGCAGGTACAGGTCGACCCGATCGCTGTGTGGCTATGCACTTTTTCAACCCGGTTCCCAAGATGAAGCTCGTTGAAATCATACGGGGCATGGACACATCGGATCAGACGGTTCGGATCGTGCGGGCCGCAGCCGGGCAAATGGGCAAGGAAACTGTGGAAGTAAATGAATTTCCAGGTTTTGTTCCGGGCCGGATCAGTGCTCTTGTCGGAAACGAAGCGATGTATATGTTGATGGAAGGTGTGGCAAGTGCCGAGGATATCGACAAGGCCATCAGGCTTGGACTTGGATATCCAATGGGGCCGCTGGAGCTGGCGGATCTGGTGGGATTGGATTCCCGGCTGCGAAATCTGGAGTACTTGCACAAGACACTGGGGGAAAAATACCGTCCGTGTCCGCTGTTGATCAAATATGTCAAAGCGGGACGTCTCGGAAAGAAAAGCGGTCGGGGCATCTTTGAATACGGGGAAGACGGAAAAAGGATTTCGCCTACTGATCGAAACTGA